Proteins from one Agelaius phoeniceus isolate bAgePho1 chromosome 10, bAgePho1.hap1, whole genome shotgun sequence genomic window:
- the TM4SF4 gene encoding transmembrane 4 L6 family member 4, with protein MCTGGCAKCLGSTLIPLAVLCTLANILLFFPGGKVEESAHITDEVWYFGGILGSGVLMIFPALVFLGLQNNDCCGCCGNRSCGKRFAMFSSIIFAAVGVLGAGYCFILSAVALNKGPKCQSQGGWTYPFEAGDYLADHTLWNKCTSPDNIVPWHLTLFSLLLVMSGIQGVLCGIQVVNGLFGTICGDCKCCGCCGVSN; from the exons ATGTGCACGGGAGGCTGTGCCAAGTGCCTGGGAAGTACTCTCatccccctggctgtgctctgcaccCTCGCtaatattttgttgtttttccctGGAGGAAAAGTTGAAGAGAGTGCACACATTACAGATGAAGTTTGGTACTTTGGAGGGATCTTGGGATCAGGTGTATTG ATGATCTTCCCTGCCTTGGTATTTTTGGGCCTTCAGAATAATGATTGCTGTGGATGCTGTGGTAATCGGAGCTGTGGAAAGAGGTTTGCG ATGTTTTCTTCTATAATATTTGCTGCCGTTGGAGTTCTGGGAGCTGGATACTGCTTTATTTTGTCAGCAGTAGCCCTGAATAAAGGCCCTAAATGTCAAAGTCAAGGAGGTTGGACCTACCCTTTTGAGGCTGG GGATTACCTTGCTGACCATACATTGTGGAATAAGTGTACTTCACCTGATAATATTGTCCCATGGCACCTGACCCTCTTCTCCTTGCTGCTGGTGATGAGCGGGATCCAGGGAGTGCTCTGTGGCATTCAGGTGGTGAATGGCCTCTTTGGAACCATCTGTGGGGACTGCAAATGCTGCGGATGTTGTGGGGTGAGCAACTGA